A window of the Streptococcus sp. 116-D4 genome harbors these coding sequences:
- a CDS encoding nucleobase:cation symporter-2 family protein: MQQQEKHSQAAVLGLQHLLAMYSGSILVPIMIATALGYSAEQLTYLISTDIFMCGVATFLQLQLNKYFGIGLPVVLGVAFQSVAPLIMIGQSHGSGAMFGALIASGIYVVLISGVFSKVANLFPSIVTGSVITTIGLTLIPVAIGNMGNNVPEPTGQSLLLAAITILIILLINIFTKGFIKSISILIGLVVGTAIAATMGLVDFSPVATAPLVHVPTPLYFGMPTFEISSIVMMCIIATVSMVESTGVYLALSDITKDPIDSTRLRNGYRAEGLAVLLGGIFNTFPYTGFSQNVGLVKLSGIKTRLPIYYAAGFLVLLGLLPKFGALAQIIPSPVLGGAMLVMFGFVSIQGMQILARVDFANNEHNFLIAAVSIAAGVGLNNSNLFVSMPTAFQMFFSNGIVVASLLAIVLNAVLNHKKK, translated from the coding sequence ATGCAACAACAAGAAAAACACTCGCAAGCAGCCGTTCTTGGCTTGCAGCACTTACTAGCTATGTACTCGGGATCCATCCTGGTTCCTATTATGATTGCGACAGCCCTTGGCTACTCGGCTGAGCAGTTGACCTACTTGATTTCCACAGATATCTTCATGTGTGGGGTGGCAACCTTCCTCCAACTCCAACTCAACAAATACTTTGGGATTGGACTCCCAGTCGTTCTCGGAGTAGCCTTCCAATCCGTTGCTCCCTTGATTATGATTGGGCAAAGCCATGGTAGTGGCGCTATGTTTGGTGCCCTTATCGCATCAGGGATTTACGTGGTTCTTATTTCAGGCGTCTTCTCAAAAGTGGCCAATCTCTTCCCATCTATCGTAACAGGATCTGTTATTACCACTATTGGTTTAACCTTGATCCCTGTCGCTATTGGAAATATGGGAAATAACGTTCCAGAGCCAACTGGTCAAAGTCTCTTGCTTGCGGCCATCACTATTTTGATCATCCTCTTGATTAACATCTTTACTAAAGGATTTATCAAGTCTATCTCCATTTTGATTGGTCTAGTTGTCGGAACTGCCATTGCTGCTACCATGGGCTTGGTTGACTTCTCTCCTGTTGCAACAGCACCACTTGTCCATGTCCCAACTCCACTCTACTTTGGGATGCCAACCTTTGAGATCTCATCTATTGTCATGATGTGTATCATCGCAACAGTGTCTATGGTTGAATCAACTGGTGTTTACCTAGCCTTGTCTGATATCACAAAAGATCCAATCGACAGCACGCGCCTTCGCAACGGTTACCGCGCAGAAGGTTTGGCCGTACTTCTTGGAGGAATCTTCAACACCTTCCCTTACACAGGATTTTCACAAAACGTTGGTTTGGTTAAATTGTCAGGTATCAAGACTCGCCTGCCAATCTACTACGCAGCTGGTTTCCTCGTTCTCCTTGGACTCCTTCCTAAGTTTGGTGCCCTTGCTCAAATCATTCCGAGCCCTGTCCTCGGTGGTGCTATGCTGGTAATGTTTGGTTTTGTATCGATTCAAGGGATGCAAATCCTCGCCCGCGTTGACTTTGCTAACAACGAACATAACTTCCTTATCGCAGCTGTTTCCATCGCTGCAGGTGTCGGACTCAACAACAGTAATCTCTTTGTCAGCATGCCGACAGCCTTCCAAATGTTCTTCTCAAACGGAATCGTCGTAGCCAGTCTCCTCGCCATTGTCCTCAATGCCGTATTAAATCATAAAAAGAAATAA
- a CDS encoding DUF3290 family protein, with amino-acid sequence MKFYSYDYVLSQISQQNGIMIGFGIVLLAITGFFAFKAYRDKKGTKFRELVMILALTLVAMLLVTISKYQTNQASNNQFQTSLHFIEVVSKDLGVDKSEVYVNTSAATDGALVKVGPNFYRAMNGSQPDKYLLEKLELHQTDAIELVEVNK; translated from the coding sequence ATGAAATTTTACTCATATGACTATGTACTTAGCCAAATCAGTCAGCAAAATGGCATCATGATTGGCTTTGGAATTGTTCTCCTAGCTATCACAGGATTTTTTGCTTTTAAAGCCTATCGAGATAAAAAGGGGACTAAGTTTCGGGAATTGGTCATGATTTTGGCCTTGACCTTGGTGGCCATGCTTTTGGTGACAATCTCAAAATACCAGACCAATCAAGCCTCTAACAACCAATTTCAAACCTCCCTTCATTTCATAGAGGTTGTTTCCAAAGACTTGGGAGTGGATAAATCAGAAGTTTATGTCAATACTTCTGCAGCCACTGATGGAGCGCTTGTCAAGGTAGGTCCAAATTTCTACCGCGCCATGAACGGGAGCCAACCAGACAAGTATCTTTTAGAGAAATTAGAATTGCATCAAACAGACGCTATTGAATTGGTGGAGGTAAACAAATGA
- a CDS encoding xanthine phosphoribosyltransferase, whose protein sequence is MKLLEERILKDGQILGDNILKVDSFLTHQVDFSLMREIGKVFAEKFAAAGITKVVTIEASGIAPAVFTAEALNVPMIFAKKAKNITMNEGILTAQVYSFTKQVTSTVSIAGKFLSPEDKVLIIDDFLANGQAAKGLIQIIEEAGATVEAIGIVIEKSFQDGRDLLEKAGYPVLSLARLDRFENGQVVFKEADL, encoded by the coding sequence ATGAAATTATTAGAAGAGCGCATCCTCAAGGATGGGCAGATATTGGGTGATAACATCCTCAAAGTAGATTCCTTTTTAACTCACCAAGTTGACTTTAGCTTGATGCGAGAGATTGGTAAGGTTTTTGCGGAAAAATTCGCTGCTGCTGGCATTACCAAGGTCGTAACCATTGAAGCGTCAGGCATTGCCCCAGCCGTTTTTACAGCTGAAGCCTTAAACGTTCCCATGATTTTCGCCAAAAAAGCTAAAAACATCACTATGAACGAAGGCATCTTAACTGCCCAAGTCTACTCCTTTACCAAGCAAGTAACCAGCACCGTTTCTATCGCTGGAAAATTCCTCTCACCAGAGGACAAGGTCTTGATCATTGATGATTTCCTTGCTAACGGCCAAGCTGCTAAAGGCTTGATTCAAATCATCGAAGAGGCCGGTGCCACAGTCGAAGCTATCGGTATTGTGATTGAAAAATCTTTCCAAGATGGTCGTGATTTGCTTGAAAAAGCAGGCTATCCTGTTCTATCACTCGCTCGTTTGGATCGTTTTGAAAATGGTCAAGTCGTATTTAAGGAGGCAGATCTCTAA
- a CDS encoding PaaI family thioesterase, with the protein MKDFHFDAISAFENYEIEQMRDGHVVVTTKVVDSSLNYYGNAHGGYLFTLCDQISGLVVISLGLDGVTLQSSINYLKAGKLDDVLTIKGECVHQGRTTCVVDVDITNQEGRNVCKATFTMFVIGQRSEDRQVRI; encoded by the coding sequence ATGAAAGACTTTCATTTTGACGCTATATCTGCCTTTGAAAATTACGAAATTGAACAAATGAGAGATGGTCACGTTGTAGTGACGACAAAAGTAGTGGACTCGTCTCTCAACTACTATGGCAATGCCCATGGTGGCTATCTATTCACACTCTGTGACCAAATCAGTGGTTTGGTGGTTATCTCGCTAGGACTAGACGGAGTGACGCTCCAATCCTCTATCAACTACCTCAAAGCAGGAAAACTCGACGATGTGCTGACTATTAAAGGAGAATGTGTCCATCAAGGTCGCACAACCTGTGTGGTGGATGTGGATATCACCAATCAAGAAGGCAGAAATGTCTGCAAAGCAACCTTTACCATGTTTGTCATAGGCCAACGGTCAGAAGACAGACAGGTAAGGATATAA
- a CDS encoding bleomycin resistance protein, which produces MNFNAVIPEFMVSNIEQSRSFYCDLLGFRIEYERPEENFLFLSLEECQLMLEEGTPEELANLTYPFGRGVNLSFGIKDVPKLYQKVTEANYPIYRPLTKRTFRVGNHYIYPHEFAVLDPDGYFLRFSE; this is translated from the coding sequence ATGAACTTCAATGCAGTTATTCCTGAGTTTATGGTATCGAATATCGAACAGTCCCGTTCCTTCTACTGTGATTTACTCGGTTTTAGGATTGAATATGAGCGTCCGGAAGAAAACTTTCTCTTCCTTTCTCTTGAAGAGTGCCAGCTAATGCTAGAGGAAGGAACCCCCGAGGAATTGGCTAACCTTACCTACCCATTTGGCCGTGGAGTCAATCTCTCTTTTGGTATAAAGGATGTTCCAAAACTCTATCAAAAAGTGACGGAGGCCAACTACCCTATTTACCGTCCTTTAACCAAGAGAACATTTCGTGTCGGGAATCACTATATCTATCCTCACGAGTTTGCAGTTTTGGACCCAGATGGTTATTTTTTAAGATTTAGCGAGTAG
- a CDS encoding DUF421 domain-containing protein produces the protein MTLNYMEILIKLALGLFSLVFVINVTGKGNLAPNSATDQIQNYVLGGIIGGVIYNSSISILQYAVILMMWTILVLTLKWLNNNVRFVKRLIDGKPTLLIKNGQIDPEACRSVGLSAAEVALKLRSQGIFQMKQVKCAVQEQNGQLIVVQMGDENPKYPVVTDGVIQVDVLESIGRSEEWLLDNLSKQGHDNVANIFIAEYDKGAVTVVTYE, from the coding sequence ATGACACTCAATTATATGGAAATTTTAATCAAACTGGCCTTGGGGCTCTTCTCGCTTGTTTTTGTTATCAATGTGACAGGAAAGGGGAACCTAGCACCTAACTCTGCGACAGACCAAATTCAGAACTATGTTCTTGGTGGTATCATCGGTGGGGTGATTTACAATAGTTCTATCAGCATTCTCCAGTATGCAGTGATTTTGATGATGTGGACGATTTTGGTCTTGACCCTCAAGTGGCTCAATAACAATGTTCGTTTTGTCAAACGCTTGATTGATGGAAAACCAACTCTCCTTATCAAAAATGGGCAGATTGACCCAGAAGCCTGTCGTTCAGTTGGTTTGTCTGCAGCAGAAGTTGCTCTCAAACTTCGTAGCCAAGGGATTTTCCAGATGAAACAGGTCAAATGCGCTGTGCAGGAGCAAAATGGCCAACTCATCGTGGTCCAAATGGGGGATGAAAATCCTAAGTATCCAGTTGTGACTGACGGTGTGATCCAAGTCGATGTTTTGGAATCGATTGGCCGTAGCGAAGAGTGGCTGCTTGATAATCTAAGCAAACAAGGACATGACAATGTGGCCAATATCTTTATCGCTGAGTATGACAAGGGTGCCGTCACAGTTGTAACCTATGAATAA
- a CDS encoding exodeoxyribonuclease III: MKLISWNIDSLNAALTSDSARAKLSQEVLQTLVAENADIIAIQETKLSAKGPTKKHLEILAELFPGYENTWRSSQEPARKGYAGTMFLYKKELTPTISFPEIGAPSTMDLEGRIITLEFDAFFVTQVYTPNAGDGLKRLEERQVWDVKYAEYLAELDKEKPVLATGDYNVAHNEIDLANPASNRRSPGFTDEERAGFTKLLATGFTDTFRHIHGDVPERYTWWAQRSKTSKINNTGWRIDYWLTSNRVADKVTKSDMIDSGARQDHTPIVLEIEL; encoded by the coding sequence ATGAAATTGATCTCATGGAATATTGATTCCCTCAATGCAGCCCTAACGAGTGACTCAGCACGCGCCAAATTGTCCCAAGAAGTCCTACAAACCTTGGTCGCTGAAAACGCTGATATCATTGCTATCCAAGAAACCAAGCTTTCTGCCAAGGGTCCTACAAAGAAACACTTGGAAATTTTAGCAGAACTCTTCCCAGGCTACGAGAACACGTGGCGCTCTTCCCAAGAGCCTGCCCGTAAAGGCTATGCTGGAACCATGTTCCTTTATAAGAAAGAACTTACGCCCACTATCAGCTTCCCAGAAATTGGTGCTCCTTCTACCATGGACTTGGAAGGCCGTATCATCACTCTAGAATTTGATGCATTTTTCGTGACTCAAGTTTACACACCAAATGCTGGCGATGGCCTCAAACGTTTGGAAGAACGTCAAGTCTGGGATGTCAAATATGCTGAGTACTTGGCAGAACTAGACAAAGAAAAACCAGTCCTTGCAACTGGTGACTACAACGTAGCCCACAATGAAATCGACCTTGCAAATCCTGCCAGCAACCGCCGTTCACCAGGATTTACCGACGAGGAACGTGCTGGATTTACCAAACTTTTGGCAACTGGATTTACCGACACCTTCCGCCACATTCACGGCGATGTTCCAGAACGCTACACTTGGTGGGCACAACGCAGCAAGACTTCAAAAATTAACAATACAGGCTGGAGGATCGACTACTGGCTAACAAGTAACCGCGTCGCTGATAAGGTGACCAAGTCAGACATGATTGACTCAGGAGCTCGCCAAGACCACACACCAATTGTCTTGGAAATTGAACTGTAA